CATCCCATTCCGATGTAACGGTATAGTACCATCCCTCGCCGTTTTCCCAGAAAAAATCAGTGCACGCCTCCAGCTCCTGCCATCTGGAAATCTGGTCCAGCTCAGCCCCGTCCAGGAAATCAATCTCCGCGCGGTCTGAGAGCTGCACCTGCCCGATCAGCCGGCTATCCTGCCAGTTGCCGTAGGCTTCCGGCAGAAACCAGCCCGCCGCTATGCACAGAGCCAGAACAAGAACTCCCGCCGCATACAGCAGAATCGTTTTTATTTTCTTTTTATCCGACATCTTTCCTCCTGCGCCTTCTCTGCTCCTGCCATTTCATCTGCGTGTTTCTCAGGCAGACCGTGATTTTGGTTCCCCTGCCCTGCTCGCTCTCTATTTTCCAGAGCGCCCTGTGAACCTCCAGGATTTTCCGGCAGAGCGCCAGCCCCAGACCGGCTCCGCCCTCCTTGCGCGCACGCGATTTATCCGCCATATAAAACGCTTCCGTGATACGGCTCAGCGATTCCTGCGGTATTCCGCGCCCTTCATCCTCCACTGTGATGATATAGCCGGCACCGTTTACAAAGCCCTTCACCCAGATATGCTGTCCGCTCTCAGACGCCTTGCGGGCATTATCGATAAAATTGATAAATACCGTGGAGAGCAGGTCCCGGTCGCCGTAAATAACGCCCTTCTGCGCCTGGATTTCCAGCAAAATCCCTTTTTCCTCCAGCGCCGGAGCCACCGCCGCGCCTACCTCCTGCAGGAATTCCTGCACCGGGATTTCCTTCTGCTGAAAATCCTGCCTGCCCGCCATCATCAGCTCCAGCAGCTTGTAGGAAAGCGACTGCAGACGCTTTCCCTGGTGATAAATATAATTGGCGCACATATCCGTCTCTTCCCTGGAGAGCTCCATCTGCCGCAGCGTGTCCGCATAGCCGATGATGGAGGTGAGCGGCGTCTTCAGCTCATGCGCAAACGCGGAGGTAAATTCCTCCTGCCTCTCCACCTCGCTCTGCAGTTTCTCCATCTGGACGCTCATGGCATCCGCCATCCAGTTGAAGTCCGCCGCCAGCGCGCCGATTTCATCATGGCTCTTCACCTGCGCGCGCACGCCATACTGTCCCCCGGCAAAGCTGCGCACCGCCGTGGAAAGCTTTTTCACATTCTTCATAACGGCGAAAATGACAAGCAGAATCAGCCCGCCCGCCGCCAGGCAGACGAACAGCATCGCCGTCTGGTATCTTGCATACATCTCCGACCGGCTGGTAAACAGCTCGGAAATGTCCGCCGTCGTCTCTATATACTGCGAAAAGCTGGTGGCGCTCATGACGACAAGATACATTTTGTCGTGCCACTTTACCAGCTCATAGCCAGTATTGTTTTCCGGCGTCAGGCTCTCCCGGATATTGTGC
This is a stretch of genomic DNA from Marvinbryantia formatexigens DSM 14469. It encodes these proteins:
- a CDS encoding HAMP domain-containing sensor histidine kinase; this encodes MTTPIFILFLTLTGSWVIQDSFQRSLQQEIGRCLAENQLFQNSYELTRHNLSKKQLAKVSVDWLVESFYQHDGKKGTNTRIYDESGSVLYQDTGMQVEHNIRESLTPENNTGYELVKWHDKMYLVVMSATSFSQYIETTADISELFTSRSEMYARYQTAMLFVCLAAGGLILLVIFAVMKNVKKLSTAVRSFAGGQYGVRAQVKSHDEIGALAADFNWMADAMSVQMEKLQSEVERQEEFTSAFAHELKTPLTSIIGYADTLRQMELSREETDMCANYIYHQGKRLQSLSYKLLELMMAGRQDFQQKEIPVQEFLQEVGAAVAPALEEKGILLEIQAQKGVIYGDRDLLSTVFINFIDNARKASESGQHIWVKGFVNGAGYIITVEDEGRGIPQESLSRITEAFYMADKSRARKEGGAGLGLALCRKILEVHRALWKIESEQGRGTKITVCLRNTQMKWQEQRRRRRKDVG